The Halomicronema hongdechloris C2206 genome includes a window with the following:
- a CDS encoding Hsp20/alpha crystallin family protein: protein MTVRYWNPLWELETTRHRRQLDELFNQIGPATSQQSKKQIHWTPAARLVDQGDAYVLTMLLPVVNPDAIDIQVSRNAIAISGERQPTSVAAEHTVLYDDISYGTFRRVINLPDAIQNTQVQADFNAGHLTLTMPKAEEVRHRVVKVNVANGAKPAISTAADNGASTAQETTAQ from the coding sequence ATGACTGTTCGCTACTGGAATCCTCTTTGGGAACTAGAGACAACCCGCCACCGCCGCCAATTGGATGAGCTGTTTAATCAAATCGGCCCCGCCACTTCACAGCAGTCTAAAAAGCAAATTCACTGGACTCCAGCGGCTCGATTGGTTGATCAAGGCGATGCCTATGTCCTGACCATGCTGCTGCCCGTGGTTAATCCTGATGCCATCGATATTCAGGTTAGCCGCAATGCCATTGCCATCTCTGGGGAGCGGCAGCCGACTTCCGTGGCGGCGGAGCATACCGTACTCTATGACGATATTTCCTACGGAACATTCCGTCGTGTAATCAATCTACCGGATGCCATTCAGAACACTCAGGTTCAGGCAGACTTCAATGCCGGGCACTTGACCCTAACGATGCCTAAGGCGGAAGAGGTGCGCCACAGAGTCGTGAAAGTGAATGTGGCCAACGGGGCCAAGCCAGCCATCTCCACGGCGGCGGACAACGGGGCGAGTACTGCTCAAGAGACCACTGCTCAGTAG
- the cobM gene encoding precorrin-4 C(11)-methyltransferase, which yields MTLSQLSPAVYIVGAGPGDPELLTIKAQRLLRQADVVLYANSLVPKQVLDWIRPEAERIGTAAMTLETILPLMIERVRAGQSVVRLQSGDPSLYSAIHEQMQALARAHIPFEVVPGIGAYQAAAAKLKVELTIPGLVQSIILTRISGRTQVPASEDLATLAAHRTSLCLYLSARHVEQAQAKLAAHYPSDTPVAICYRLGWPDEKIRLVTLAEMAAMTRQEDLIRTTLYVISPALAAGQVRSHLYDPSHDHLFRPRPPVTTPG from the coding sequence ATGACCTTATCTCAGCTATCCCCAGCGGTCTATATCGTCGGAGCTGGCCCTGGTGACCCCGAATTACTCACCATCAAGGCCCAACGGCTGCTACGGCAGGCCGATGTGGTTCTCTATGCCAACTCCTTGGTTCCCAAACAGGTACTGGACTGGATCCGCCCTGAGGCCGAGCGCATCGGCACCGCTGCCATGACCCTGGAGACGATTCTGCCCCTGATGATTGAACGGGTGCGGGCAGGGCAATCGGTGGTGCGGTTGCAGTCTGGAGATCCCAGTCTTTACAGTGCCATCCATGAACAGATGCAGGCCTTGGCCCGGGCACACATTCCCTTTGAGGTGGTGCCTGGCATTGGCGCCTACCAGGCGGCGGCGGCCAAGCTCAAGGTGGAGTTGACTATCCCTGGGCTGGTGCAGTCCATCATCCTCACCCGTATCAGTGGTCGCACCCAAGTGCCAGCCTCAGAAGACTTGGCTACCCTAGCGGCCCATCGCACTAGCCTCTGCCTCTATCTCAGTGCCCGCCATGTAGAGCAGGCCCAGGCCAAGTTAGCGGCCCATTACCCCAGCGATACCCCAGTGGCGATCTGCTACCGCTTGGGCTGGCCCGATGAAAAGATTCGGCTGGTCACCCTGGCGGAGATGGCCGCCATGACACGACAAGAAGACCTGATTCGCACCACCCTCTACGTGATTAGCCCCGCCTTGGCTGCCGGGCAGGTGCGATCGCACCTCTATGATCCCAGCCACGATCACCTGTTTCGACCACGGCCCCCAGTGACCACACCCGGTTGA
- a CDS encoding VPS10 domain-containing protein codes for MRSRVGRLGSKVLASSLGILLAALGGLLWPAQPAYAHRPHDVVPYVEVSPSFSQDSTLYILGRNNLFRSTDQGNTWSRLSNGLDNRFDFSSLDLSPVDPALLYLTSPGDGIYTSKDGGDSWQTVNQGLDSLDITWIQASATSSQVALAMTQDNQLYQTSNGGNRWQKVLTASDATSLAYIPETPTALLGNAQGQLWRSDDQGTTWSAWSTLPQGEAIQAIAPSPNYSTDQTLFIATAESGIYQSIDGGASFTSLNQGLEDLRVREVLPLPAPAGEMSLLAITWDGGCWRWRPEQAQWVNTDTGLSRDPQADEMEVPHFQDLEISDRFQTDGIAFLGGFDGLFRSRDGGNTWTELETLSLGTIIDLTVSPTLAEDGTLAVATYVGELYISHDRGDSWQAINQDLYLPRFNRTLKTPGRYEQDPRRFFDIDISSNYAADETLFSAILYSKILQSSDGGQRWSIAQLDKSERGVTLAVSPNFAEDHTVFSTNQSGRVYRSQDRGHTFERIGESAKQPGNDSPSTVLSPGFAVDQTLFTTGEQGIYQSTDAGKTWTLLTADTPLAEATGLQLAISPNFPEDQTLLVATRSGLYQTQDAGKTWTKIISTAYGEAPYVEAVAISPDYAEDQTFALSVRGRGLFKTTDSGQTFTAIGDSRITLARMNSVPSAGRALQFSSNYADDNILYGFGSARTELYRSTDGGNTWETLAIARQQTPAPGTLTQAKLFLAIHRGRILKLLAILVVVLITYGAIEYLGAKGWMTSFLPEVQSWSQQVRRGVPLSLKGTIVALIILRLVFSLVNLDGKAYNADEVRGFYRISGYTRQEVLAEAFQGDILTVDQIQHYQTPSSARQLGDTMSALAGNPEHTPLYYLSARFWMQLWGTPVSARVISVLLGIVALPCAYWFGRELFRSAGAGWIAMGLIAISPYHLLLGQGAREYSLWTLAILLSNAALLRALRVASLQAWMIYALTVIVGLYSHLFFLFTLAAQGVYSLLFEWRRVRSHLLPMAVSGGVALLAFVPWLLVVLISIEDIDEKTQWVQSRPSSFVSIARASIANLGNTFFDLNDATRLENYADLLLLALTVLALYCLIRFTPARIWIFLLLPIVITGAVLVIPDLLYGGGRSLQARYLVPAFLSTEMAVAYFLGNGIAFAKRAWERIAWKLVFSGLIAAGVMSAVVIANTPGWDYLDQGETASATNLEMAPIINQAENPLIISDATHSFILALSHVVHDDVRFQLFQETPPEQWAAQIDLKAALNEYDTVFLYFPGNEFKTFFQETYGATLQAVYEDELFRVTIPG; via the coding sequence ATGCGTTCTCGTGTTGGCCGCCTCGGCTCTAAGGTTTTAGCGTCCAGTCTGGGGATACTCCTCGCAGCCTTGGGCGGCCTACTCTGGCCCGCTCAGCCAGCCTATGCCCATCGCCCCCACGATGTTGTGCCCTATGTGGAAGTGTCACCCAGCTTCAGCCAAGATAGCACCCTGTATATTCTGGGCAGAAACAATCTCTTTCGCTCCACGGATCAGGGCAATACCTGGTCTCGCTTAAGCAATGGCCTAGACAACCGCTTTGACTTCTCTTCCCTAGACCTGTCGCCCGTTGACCCGGCTCTACTGTATCTCACCAGTCCGGGAGATGGTATCTATACCTCTAAAGACGGCGGTGACTCCTGGCAAACCGTTAACCAAGGGCTTGATAGCCTTGATATCACTTGGATCCAGGCCTCTGCTACCTCGTCCCAAGTAGCTCTGGCCATGACCCAAGACAACCAACTGTACCAGACCAGCAATGGCGGCAATCGCTGGCAAAAGGTTCTTACCGCTAGCGATGCAACTAGCCTGGCCTATATCCCGGAAACGCCGACTGCATTACTGGGGAATGCCCAGGGGCAGCTGTGGCGTTCTGACGATCAAGGCACTACCTGGTCTGCCTGGTCCACCCTGCCTCAAGGCGAAGCAATTCAGGCTATTGCGCCCTCCCCTAATTACTCGACCGATCAGACCCTATTCATTGCTACGGCTGAATCAGGCATTTATCAGTCTATAGACGGCGGTGCTTCCTTTACCTCGTTGAATCAAGGGCTAGAGGATTTACGAGTACGGGAGGTACTGCCCTTACCAGCCCCAGCCGGAGAGATGTCATTACTTGCAATCACCTGGGATGGGGGCTGTTGGCGCTGGCGGCCAGAGCAAGCACAATGGGTAAATACAGACACTGGATTAAGCCGTGATCCCCAAGCCGACGAGATGGAGGTACCCCACTTCCAGGACCTGGAAATCTCGGATCGCTTCCAAACTGACGGCATTGCCTTCCTGGGAGGGTTTGACGGCCTCTTTCGCAGCCGTGATGGCGGCAATACCTGGACTGAACTGGAAACCCTGTCTCTCGGCACCATTATTGATCTAACGGTTTCTCCCACCCTGGCAGAGGATGGCACCCTAGCGGTAGCTACCTATGTCGGGGAACTTTACATCAGCCATGACCGGGGTGATTCTTGGCAAGCCATCAATCAAGATCTCTATTTGCCCCGCTTCAACCGCACGTTGAAAACACCGGGTCGCTACGAACAGGATCCCAGGCGCTTTTTTGATATTGATATTTCCTCCAACTATGCTGCCGATGAAACATTATTTTCGGCCATTCTCTACAGCAAGATTCTGCAATCTTCAGACGGAGGGCAACGTTGGTCCATTGCCCAACTCGATAAGTCGGAGCGAGGCGTTACCCTGGCAGTATCTCCTAATTTCGCAGAGGATCACACGGTCTTCAGCACCAATCAATCGGGCCGAGTCTATCGCTCTCAGGATAGGGGCCATACCTTTGAAAGGATTGGTGAATCAGCCAAACAACCAGGTAACGATTCCCCCTCCACGGTTCTATCGCCTGGGTTCGCTGTTGACCAGACCCTATTCACTACCGGGGAGCAAGGCATCTATCAAAGCACCGATGCCGGAAAGACCTGGACCCTGCTGACCGCAGACACCCCTCTAGCAGAGGCTACCGGCCTACAGTTGGCCATCTCCCCCAATTTTCCAGAGGATCAAACCTTACTAGTGGCCACCCGCAGCGGCCTCTATCAAACCCAGGATGCGGGCAAAACCTGGACCAAAATTATCAGCACCGCCTATGGTGAGGCTCCCTACGTGGAGGCCGTCGCCATTTCCCCGGACTATGCCGAGGATCAAACCTTTGCCCTTAGCGTACGGGGACGAGGGCTATTTAAGACCACTGACAGCGGCCAAACCTTTACCGCAATTGGCGACTCTAGGATTACTCTGGCACGGATGAATAGCGTGCCCTCGGCAGGACGGGCGCTGCAATTTTCGTCCAACTATGCTGACGACAATATCCTCTACGGATTCGGCTCCGCCAGAACCGAGCTCTATCGATCCACAGATGGTGGTAATACCTGGGAAACCCTGGCCATCGCACGACAGCAAACCCCTGCTCCTGGCACTCTGACCCAAGCAAAGCTATTCCTAGCAATTCATCGCGGTCGCATCCTGAAGCTACTGGCAATCCTTGTCGTAGTTCTGATCACCTATGGAGCCATCGAGTATCTAGGGGCCAAGGGCTGGATGACATCCTTCTTGCCAGAGGTGCAGTCCTGGTCACAGCAGGTTCGCCGCGGGGTGCCGCTTAGTCTCAAAGGAACGATCGTGGCACTGATTATCCTGCGATTGGTGTTTTCCCTGGTCAATCTGGATGGCAAGGCGTACAATGCCGACGAAGTCAGGGGATTTTACCGGATCTCTGGCTATACCCGGCAGGAGGTTCTAGCTGAGGCCTTTCAGGGTGACATCCTCACCGTCGATCAAATTCAACATTATCAGACGCCCTCATCGGCGCGCCAATTGGGTGATACCATGTCTGCCCTAGCCGGCAATCCTGAGCATACCCCACTTTATTATCTGTCGGCCCGATTTTGGATGCAGTTGTGGGGAACACCGGTATCGGCGCGGGTAATCTCGGTCCTGTTAGGGATTGTGGCCCTGCCCTGTGCCTATTGGTTTGGCCGAGAACTGTTTCGTTCTGCTGGGGCCGGGTGGATCGCGATGGGATTAATTGCTATCTCCCCTTACCATCTTTTACTGGGGCAAGGAGCCCGAGAATATAGCCTTTGGACCCTGGCCATTCTCCTGTCGAATGCGGCTCTACTCAGAGCTCTGCGAGTTGCCAGTCTGCAGGCTTGGATGATCTATGCCCTGACCGTGATTGTGGGACTCTACTCTCACCTGTTTTTCCTATTTACGCTGGCTGCTCAGGGAGTTTATAGTCTGTTGTTTGAATGGAGACGGGTGCGATCGCATCTCCTGCCCATGGCCGTCTCAGGTGGAGTAGCTCTGTTGGCCTTTGTCCCCTGGCTGCTAGTCGTCCTCATCAGCATCGAAGATATTGACGAGAAAACCCAATGGGTTCAGAGTCGTCCCTCCAGCTTTGTCAGCATTGCTCGGGCCAGTATCGCTAACCTCGGTAACACCTTTTTTGACCTCAATGATGCCACCCGTTTAGAAAACTATGCTGACTTACTGCTGCTAGCATTAACGGTCTTGGCACTCTATTGCCTGATTCGGTTTACCCCAGCGCGGATTTGGATATTTCTACTCCTGCCCATCGTCATTACAGGGGCAGTCTTAGTGATTCCCGATCTGCTCTACGGAGGAGGGCGCTCCTTACAGGCTCGCTACCTAGTACCTGCTTTTCTATCGACTGAAATGGCCGTCGCCTATTTCCTCGGCAATGGCATCGCCTTCGCCAAACGGGCCTGGGAACGGATAGCTTGGAAACTTGTATTCTCTGGTTTAATCGCTGCCGGAGTGATGTCAGCGGTGGTGATCGCTAATACTCCAGGCTGGGACTATCTAGATCAAGGGGAAACCGCCAGTGCCACGAACTTGGAAATGGCTCCTATTATTAACCAAGCCGAGAACCCACTGATCATCAGTGATGCCACCCATAGCTTTATCCTAGCCCTAAGCCATGTCGTCCATGACGATGTCCGCTTTCAACTATTTCAAGAAACCCCTCCGGAACAATGGGCTGCCCAGATTGATTTGAAGGCAGCTCTCAATGAATATGACACCGTATTTCTCTACTTTCCTGGAAATGAATTCAAAACATTCTTCCAGGAAACCTATGGGGCAACCCTGCAAGCAGTTTACGAAGATGAATTATTCAGGGTGACTATCCCAGGATAA
- the cysE gene encoding serine O-acetyltransferase: MLKTLAEDFRIIFERDPAARNWLEVLFCYPGLQALLFHRIAHGLWGVKLPLIPRLLSHVARFLTGIEIHPGATIGRGVFIDHGMGVVIGETTIIGNYVLIYQGVTLGGTGKESGKRHPTLGNHVVVGAGAKVLGNICIGDHARVGAGSVVLREVPADCTVVGVPGRIVYRGSERVDPLEHGRLPDSEAQVIRALVDRIESLEQQLDTLRAQTQVPVRVGAHASKDSCRLRDRAIEEFLDGSGI; the protein is encoded by the coding sequence GTGCTAAAGACCCTAGCGGAAGACTTTCGAATCATCTTCGAGCGAGACCCGGCGGCTCGCAACTGGCTAGAGGTATTGTTTTGCTATCCAGGGCTGCAGGCACTTCTATTTCATCGTATTGCCCACGGGCTCTGGGGAGTGAAGCTACCTCTAATTCCCCGCCTGCTATCTCATGTCGCTCGGTTTCTCACCGGCATCGAAATCCATCCCGGTGCCACCATTGGTCGCGGCGTCTTCATCGACCATGGCATGGGGGTGGTAATCGGCGAGACCACCATTATCGGCAACTATGTCTTGATCTACCAAGGCGTCACCCTAGGAGGGACCGGCAAGGAAAGCGGCAAGCGCCATCCCACCTTAGGAAACCATGTAGTCGTCGGGGCTGGGGCCAAGGTGCTGGGTAACATTTGCATCGGAGACCATGCCCGCGTCGGGGCTGGGTCGGTGGTATTGCGAGAAGTGCCGGCTGACTGCACTGTCGTGGGGGTTCCTGGCCGTATTGTTTATCGCGGTAGCGAGCGAGTTGATCCCCTGGAGCATGGTCGTCTACCTGACTCTGAAGCCCAGGTGATTCGAGCCCTAGTCGACCGTATCGAATCTTTAGAGCAACAACTGGACACTCTGCGCGCCCAGACCCAGGTACCTGTCAGGGTAGGAGCCCACGCCAGCAAAGACAGCTGTCGTCTTCGAGATCGGGCCATCGAAGAATTCCTGGATGGCTCTGGCATCTGA
- a CDS encoding Hsp70 family protein, with protein MTIAIDFGTSNTVVARWNAVTQQSEILSLPAISQVLGANPPLIPSLVYVESVANEHVLIGQAVRDRGLDQGADARFFRNFKRGIGTDIQGFLPELEGQAIRFEQVGQWFLERVIEQAMAAAGEASSLVMTVPVDSFEAYRHWLGDLCRGLAVEQVRLLDEPTAAALGYGLTGKRTLLVIDFGGGTLDFSLVQLQLPEDRKPLGFILKWGQASLAERSGQRVQVARVLAKAAENLGGADIDHWLADYFHTTQAVPLSPLTLRLVERLKIQLSTQEEAREAYFDDETLESYDLALTRSHLEQILHRQGFFQRLDERMNQVLQQARRQGIAPEDIEAVALVGGTAQMPAVQAWVQQYFDSERLRCERPFQAIAEGALQLYQGTKIEDFLYHSYGIRYWDRRQNRHGWHPIIKQGQAYPMEQPVELLLGASAEKQPSIELVLGELGDETPTMEVYFEQNRLVTRPIAGNSTNVQPLNDRNGRRTIARLEPPGVPGCDRIRVQFWVDADRRLCITVDDLLTHETLLRNQPVVQLR; from the coding sequence ATGACCATCGCCATTGATTTCGGAACCAGTAATACCGTTGTCGCCCGTTGGAATGCGGTTACTCAGCAGTCTGAGATTCTATCGCTGCCAGCCATTAGCCAGGTCTTGGGAGCGAATCCACCGCTGATCCCCAGTCTGGTCTATGTTGAGTCGGTGGCCAATGAGCATGTGCTCATTGGCCAGGCGGTCCGTGACCGCGGTCTAGATCAGGGAGCAGACGCTCGCTTTTTTCGCAACTTCAAGCGGGGCATCGGCACCGACATTCAGGGCTTCTTGCCAGAACTGGAAGGCCAGGCGATTCGGTTTGAGCAGGTGGGGCAGTGGTTTCTAGAGCGCGTGATCGAGCAGGCGATGGCGGCAGCGGGGGAGGCGTCGTCTCTGGTGATGACGGTGCCGGTGGATAGTTTTGAGGCCTATCGCCATTGGTTGGGGGATCTCTGTCGTGGGCTGGCGGTGGAGCAGGTACGGCTGTTGGATGAGCCGACGGCGGCGGCTTTGGGGTATGGACTCACCGGCAAGCGGACGTTGCTGGTGATTGACTTTGGCGGCGGTACCTTGGACTTCTCCCTGGTACAGCTGCAGCTGCCAGAGGATCGTAAGCCCTTGGGATTCATTTTGAAGTGGGGGCAAGCCTCGCTGGCGGAGCGGTCGGGGCAACGGGTGCAGGTGGCTCGGGTGCTGGCTAAGGCCGCCGAAAACCTGGGCGGCGCCGATATCGATCATTGGTTGGCCGATTACTTTCACACCACTCAGGCGGTGCCCCTGTCGCCCCTGACGCTGCGGTTGGTGGAACGCTTAAAGATTCAACTGTCGACCCAGGAGGAGGCCAGGGAGGCCTACTTCGACGATGAGACCCTGGAGAGTTACGACCTGGCCTTGACGCGATCGCATCTAGAACAGATTTTGCACCGGCAGGGATTTTTCCAACGCCTAGATGAGCGCATGAACCAGGTGTTGCAACAGGCTCGCCGCCAGGGGATCGCTCCCGAGGACATCGAAGCGGTGGCCCTGGTGGGGGGCACGGCCCAGATGCCTGCGGTCCAGGCTTGGGTGCAGCAGTATTTTGACTCAGAGCGGCTGCGCTGTGAGCGTCCCTTCCAGGCCATTGCCGAAGGGGCTCTGCAGCTGTATCAGGGCACCAAGATCGAAGATTTTCTCTACCACAGTTATGGCATTCGCTATTGGGATCGGCGCCAGAACCGCCATGGTTGGCATCCGATCATCAAGCAGGGGCAAGCCTATCCCATGGAGCAGCCGGTGGAGCTGCTGCTGGGGGCCTCTGCCGAGAAGCAACCCAGCATCGAGTTGGTGCTGGGGGAGCTGGGGGATGAAACCCCCACGATGGAGGTGTATTTCGAACAGAATCGGCTAGTGACGCGCCCCATAGCAGGCAATAGCACGAATGTGCAGCCTCTCAATGATCGCAACGGCCGTCGCACCATCGCCCGCCTGGAACCGCCTGGGGTGCCGGGATGCGATCGCATCCGAGTGCAGTTTTGGGTAGATGCCGACCGCCGCCTCTGCATCACCGTTGATGATCTGCTCACCCACGAGACCCTACTGCGCAATCAACCCGTGGTGCAGCTGCGATAG
- a CDS encoding calcium/sodium antiporter has product MTIYAILALLSGGLLLLLGAECLVRGAARLAILIGLSPLVIGLTIVAYGTSAPELAVSIQAALANQGDIALGNVLGSNIFNVLMILGLSAVAMPLTVAQQLIRLDVPILIGVSGLLLLFALDGTLHASDGVILLGGSIVYTLFLVVQSRGEQDCQVQAEYAEAYGRGKPSLRAWVINPLLVVIGGSFLVVGSRLLVRGAVAIAQGLGLSELVIGLTIIAAGTSLPELATSVVASLRGERDIAVGNVIGSNIFNILSVLGAAAVFSWDGIPVAASALRFDLPIVVVVAVACLPIFATGNVISRWEGLLFLGYYVAYSAYLIFRAADYEHIALFSRVMLLFVIPLTLITVVTIAWRWLGRERQPSPPAVESPPSQPQDTPRH; this is encoded by the coding sequence ATGACTATCTACGCCATCCTTGCCTTGCTTAGTGGTGGTTTACTGCTGCTATTGGGAGCGGAGTGTCTGGTCAGGGGGGCTGCCCGCTTGGCTATTTTGATTGGGTTATCTCCCTTGGTCATCGGCCTCACCATCGTGGCCTATGGCACTAGTGCGCCGGAACTGGCTGTTAGTATTCAGGCGGCTTTGGCTAATCAAGGGGACATTGCCCTGGGTAATGTCTTGGGCAGCAATATTTTTAATGTGCTGATGATATTGGGGCTATCGGCGGTGGCCATGCCGTTGACGGTGGCGCAGCAGTTGATTCGATTAGATGTGCCAATTTTGATTGGGGTGTCTGGTCTGCTGTTGCTGTTTGCCCTAGATGGCACTCTCCATGCTTCAGACGGCGTCATCCTACTCGGGGGCAGCATTGTCTACACGCTGTTTTTGGTGGTGCAGAGTCGCGGGGAGCAAGATTGTCAGGTTCAGGCGGAATATGCCGAGGCTTATGGCCGTGGTAAACCCTCTCTACGGGCTTGGGTGATCAATCCGTTATTGGTGGTGATTGGGGGTAGCTTTTTGGTGGTAGGCTCCCGGCTGCTGGTACGGGGGGCGGTTGCGATCGCACAGGGGTTGGGCCTGAGTGAATTAGTGATCGGCTTGACCATCATTGCTGCTGGCACGTCCCTGCCGGAATTGGCCACCTCAGTAGTGGCCAGTCTACGGGGCGAGCGCGATATCGCCGTCGGCAATGTGATCGGCAGTAATATTTTCAATATTCTCTCGGTGTTGGGGGCAGCAGCTGTATTTTCCTGGGATGGTATTCCGGTGGCGGCATCGGCCTTGCGATTTGACCTGCCCATCGTGGTGGTCGTGGCGGTGGCCTGTTTGCCCATTTTCGCCACGGGCAATGTCATTTCCCGTTGGGAGGGGCTGTTGTTTTTAGGTTATTACGTGGCCTACAGTGCCTATTTAATCTTTCGCGCCGCAGACTATGAGCACATCGCCCTATTCAGTCGAGTCATGTTGCTCTTTGTCATCCCCCTCACGCTGATTACGGTGGTGACAATCGCATGGCGATGGCTGGGTCGAGAACGGCAGCCAAGCCCCCCGGCAGTAGAGTCCCCCCCATCGCAACCACAAGATACTCCCAGGCACTGA
- a CDS encoding cation:proton antiporter domain-containing protein: MDLVLSFFYDNPLGPFTLLLAIILTVPPLIKQLHLPDLVGLLLAGVVFGPNGLGWLSSESETMTLLSDIGVIYLLFVAGLEIELEEFRKLRHRALGFGSLTFALPLIVGSLIGRLSGLGWTASILLGSLLSSHTPLGYSIVRRLGVAGNEAVVVTIGGTILTDIAALLVLALCTALNAGELTVQRGLVMVMAIALYVVVVLVGVTRVGQAFLRRSREDEGNQFLFILLALFLAAVGAQIVGVEKIVGAFLAGLAVNHVLKEGPVKEKVVFVGSVLFIPIFFVDMGLLIDLPAFLKTLTSIWLCLSIVVGLMASKFLAALCSRYWYHYSWPQMFTMWSLSLPQVAATLAATLVGYRVGLLDERILNSVLVMMLITAILGPFITAQAAVRLSPPPLALPLSPAMSLASPHRKTLTVLVPIANPLTEAGLIQLGALLRGEAGRLIALSVVTASSWLDDDAVNDGIARSQQLLQRAETLARPFGTPIESIIRIDDDPVLGICRTSREQQADLIVMGWSEWDTLQARLLGNVIDGVLRNAHCPVAMTRLLDNPSHLRRLLVPIKALVPQSIQVMNLGQQLAVANQAKLTLLHVYDPRTPDSQITDFRTQLSQLVADSTTPLEIDITLVADTAVIPVILRLSCHYDLVLVGSMRHHASSSLLTSSDGSAQWVQELGCSVMMVGNLRA; encoded by the coding sequence ATGGATTTGGTGCTCTCGTTTTTCTATGACAACCCTCTGGGACCGTTTACGCTGCTGCTGGCCATCATTTTGACGGTGCCACCGTTAATTAAACAGCTGCATCTACCGGATCTGGTGGGGTTACTCCTAGCGGGGGTTGTTTTTGGTCCCAATGGATTGGGCTGGCTCAGTTCTGAGTCAGAAACCATGACCTTACTATCGGATATCGGGGTAATCTATCTGCTGTTTGTGGCTGGCCTAGAGATCGAACTGGAGGAGTTTCGCAAACTACGCCACCGGGCCTTGGGGTTTGGCAGTCTCACCTTTGCCCTGCCGCTGATTGTCGGTAGCCTAATTGGCCGTTTATCTGGGCTGGGCTGGACTGCATCGATTTTACTGGGCTCTTTATTGTCTTCCCATACGCCATTGGGGTACTCGATTGTGCGGCGGCTAGGGGTGGCTGGCAATGAAGCCGTGGTGGTGACCATTGGCGGCACAATTCTGACTGATATCGCCGCGTTGCTAGTGCTGGCCCTGTGTACCGCCCTCAATGCCGGTGAATTGACCGTGCAGAGAGGTCTGGTGATGGTGATGGCCATTGCTTTGTACGTGGTGGTGGTATTAGTCGGGGTCACTCGAGTGGGGCAGGCATTCCTGCGGCGTTCTCGCGAAGATGAGGGCAATCAGTTTTTATTCATTCTGTTGGCCCTCTTTTTGGCGGCAGTAGGGGCTCAAATCGTTGGGGTGGAAAAAATTGTCGGCGCCTTTTTAGCCGGATTGGCTGTGAACCATGTGCTCAAGGAAGGGCCAGTCAAGGAAAAGGTGGTGTTTGTGGGTAGCGTGCTGTTCATCCCCATCTTTTTTGTGGATATGGGGCTGTTGATCGATTTGCCGGCTTTTTTGAAGACGCTGACCTCCATCTGGCTCTGTTTGAGTATTGTGGTAGGGCTGATGGCTAGTAAGTTCCTGGCGGCTCTCTGCAGTCGCTATTGGTATCACTATAGCTGGCCACAGATGTTCACCATGTGGTCTCTGTCGCTACCCCAGGTGGCGGCTACTCTGGCGGCCACCTTGGTGGGATATCGAGTGGGGCTATTGGACGAGCGCATTCTCAACAGTGTGCTGGTGATGATGCTGATTACAGCCATCTTGGGACCATTTATCACAGCCCAGGCAGCAGTGAGGTTATCCCCACCCCCCTTAGCTTTACCCTTGTCCCCGGCTATGTCCTTGGCGTCTCCCCATCGGAAGACCCTAACGGTGCTGGTTCCCATCGCCAATCCCTTGACAGAGGCCGGCCTGATTCAACTGGGTGCCCTATTACGGGGAGAGGCCGGTCGGCTAATTGCCCTGTCGGTGGTGACTGCTAGCTCCTGGTTAGACGACGACGCTGTTAACGATGGCATTGCCCGCAGTCAGCAATTGTTGCAGCGGGCTGAAACCCTAGCCCGGCCGTTTGGCACGCCGATTGAAAGTATTATCCGTATTGATGATGATCCGGTCTTGGGCATTTGTCGGACCAGTCGAGAACAACAGGCTGATTTGATTGTCATGGGATGGAGCGAGTGGGATACCTTACAGGCTCGTCTGTTGGGGAACGTGATTGACGGGGTATTACGCAATGCTCATTGCCCTGTAGCCATGACCCGACTACTGGACAACCCTAGTCATCTGCGGCGCTTGCTGGTGCCGATCAAAGCCTTAGTTCCCCAATCGATTCAGGTCATGAATCTGGGCCAGCAGCTGGCTGTGGCCAATCAGGCTAAATTGACTTTACTCCATGTCTATGATCCTCGGACGCCTGACTCCCAGATTACGGATTTCAGGACGCAGCTCTCCCAATTGGTGGCAGACTCGACTACTCCCCTGGAAATAGACATCACATTAGTGGCGGATACCGCGGTTATTCCAGTAATTCTGCGCCTGTCGTGCCACTACGATCTCGTGCTGGTAGGCTCGATGCGTCATCATGCCAGTAGCAGTCTGCTGACGAGCAGTGATGGGTCAGCTCAGTGGGTGCAGGAACTGGGATGCTCGGTCATGATGGTAGGCAATCTCCGGGCCTGA